In Marmota flaviventris isolate mMarFla1 chromosome 17, mMarFla1.hap1, whole genome shotgun sequence, a single genomic region encodes these proteins:
- the Gip gene encoding gastric inhibitory polypeptide, translated as MMAMKTCSLLLVLLFLAVGLGEKEESFSRSHAKVPGSRPLGPRYAEGTFISDYSIAMDKIHQQDFVNWLLAQKGKKNNWKHNITQREAQALELAGQSQGNKEAPEQQSSLPKNPGDEDLLKELLIQKLLAWMVDQTELCTLR; from the exons ATGATGGCCATGAAGACCTGCTCTCTGCTGTTGGTGCTCTTGTTTCTGGCAGTGGGgctgggagagaaggaagagtCTTTCTCCAG ATCCCATGCAAAGGTTCCTGGCTCCCGACCTCTAGGACCAAGGTATGCAGAGGGAACTTTCATCAGTGACTACAGCATTGCCATGGACAAGATCCACCAGCAAGACTTTGTGAACTGGCTGCTGGCCCAGAAGGGGAAGAAGAACAA CTGGAAACACAACATCACCCAGAGGGAGGCCCAGGCCCTGGAACTGGCTGGGCAATCTCAAGGGAATAAGGAGGCACCAGAGCAGCAGAG CTCCCTACCCAAGAACCCTGGTGATGAAGATCTACTAAAGGAGTTGTTGATTcaaaagctgctggcctggatGGTGGACCAGACAGAGCTCTGCACACTCAGGTGA